In Campylobacter massiliensis, the DNA window GACGCCGGCAAGCTGTATAAAGCGCTAAAACAAAAGGCAAAAGAGTATCTAAGCAGGCGCAACGCAGCGAAATAGAGTTAGCGTTTTTGGCTGCGGCTTTTAAAATTTGAGGATTTGCGGTAAAATTTGGACGCGAAATCATAAACTTAAGGGCGAAAATGATCTATCTGGTCGGGTCAAATTTGGAATTTGAGGGCGTAAAGACGCTGGTTTTAAACGAGATCAAATTTAATAAATTTAGCGTAAATTTAGCCGAATTTGGCGCACTGGTTCTAACCTCCAAAAACTCCGTAAACGCGCTAAAATTTAATCAAATTTCGCCCGCTAGCTTGCAAATTTACTCCATCGGCGACGGCACTAGCCGCGCGGCTAGCGAGTTTGGCTTTGCTCAAATTTACACTGCAAAAAACGCTCACGGAAACGACTTTGCCGCCGAGATCGCACCGTTTTTAAAGGGCAAAAAAACGCTATTTTTAAGAGCGCGCGAGACGGCTTCGAGCGTGGGCGAAATTTTGAGAGAGAACGGCGTAAATTTGACGCAAATAATCGCTTACGAAAACGTTTTTAAGCCGCTTAAGGAGGAGCAAAAACCGCCCAAAAACTCTGTGATTATTTTTACGGCTCCCTCGGCGGTGCGAAATTTTACTCGAAATTTCGGCTGGGATGAGAGCTATAAAGCCGTCGCTATCGGGCTTACGACGGCAAAAGAGCTGGAAATTTTTATCTCGCCCGCAGTGAGCGCCCAGCAAAATATAAATTCCTGCGTAAGCCTCGCAAAAACGCTATTTTAAGCTAAAATTTTATATAATAACCTTGCCTGAGTGATTTGGCAGCGTATTTTTACAGGGTCCAACACATTAGTATCGGCGAAGATGTGCGGAACTGTGTGACGTGGCTTCGTTTGAGCGTGCGAGCGCGAGAAGTTGCGACCTAAAGGAACCGCCTATTTGCAAGGTTGGCTTTGAATTTTCGGGCCACTTATATGCGCACCGCTCACTTGGGTTTTTATTTTTGGAGAAATTATGAAAATTTTGATAATCGGAAGCGGCGGGCGCGAGTACTCCATAGCTCTAAAACTTCAAGAATCCCGCAAACACGAGCTTTTCTTTGCTCCGGGCAACGGAGCTACCTCAAAGCTCGGCACAAATCTAAACCCCAAAGATTATAATCAGCTCGCAGAATTTGCTAAGACAGAGCAGATAGAACTAACGATCGTCGGACCTGAAGCGCCGCTAAGTGACGGCGTCGTGGATATCTTTAAGGCGCGAAATTTAAATATTTTCGGACCGAGCAAGGCTGCGGCCAGGCTTGAGGGTAGTAAGGCATTTATGAAGGACTTTTTGGCTAGAAACGCTATCCGAACGGCTGCCTATTTAAACACTGACGATTACGATGCTGCGGCTAAATTTATCGACTCTCTTGCCGCTCCGGTCGTCGTTAAGGCCGACGGACTGTGCGCGGGCAAAGGCGTGATAATCGCGCAAAGCCGCGAGGAAGCAAAGGTCGCAGCTCGCGATATGCTAAGCGGAGAGAGCTTCGGCGAGGCGGGCAAACGCGTGGTCGTGGAGGAGTTTTTAGACGGATTTGAGCTTAGTTTTTTTGCGATTTGCGACGGCGAAAATTTCGTTAGCCTGCCGGTAGCGCAAGATCATAAGCGCCTAAAAGATAACGACGAAGGGCCAAATACCGGCGGCATGGGTGCATACGCTCCTAGTCCGCTAGCAAGCCCCGAGCTAATAAAACAGGTCGAAGAAGAGGTCGTAAAACCGACTCTAAAAGGTATGAAGGCCGAAGGAAATCCTTTCTGCGGCGTGCTTTTCGTGGGGCTTATGGTGGTTAAAGGCGTGCCGTACGTGCTTGAGTTTAACGTGCGTTTCGGCGATCCTGAGTGCGAAGTGCTAATGCCGCTGATCGATGGCGATCTGGGCGAAATTTTACTAAACGCTGCAAAAGGCGATCTAAAACCCGTGAAGCTAAAAGACGAATTTGCCGTCGGAGTCGTGATGGCTAGTAAAAATTATCCTTTTTCAAGCTCGCCTAGGGCCAAAATCAGCGTAAAAAACATGCCTGAAAACTCGCACATAGCATTTGCCGGCGTGAGCGAGCAGGGCGGCGAGATATATGCCGACGGCGGACGAGTGCTTGTGTGCGTGGGGCTTGGCAAAAGCATAA includes these proteins:
- a CDS encoding uroporphyrinogen-III synthase: MIYLVGSNLEFEGVKTLVLNEIKFNKFSVNLAEFGALVLTSKNSVNALKFNQISPASLQIYSIGDGTSRAASEFGFAQIYTAKNAHGNDFAAEIAPFLKGKKTLFLRARETASSVGEILRENGVNLTQIIAYENVFKPLKEEQKPPKNSVIIFTAPSAVRNFTRNFGWDESYKAVAIGLTTAKELEIFISPAVSAQQNINSCVSLAKTLF
- the purD gene encoding phosphoribosylamine--glycine ligase; this encodes MKILIIGSGGREYSIALKLQESRKHELFFAPGNGATSKLGTNLNPKDYNQLAEFAKTEQIELTIVGPEAPLSDGVVDIFKARNLNIFGPSKAAARLEGSKAFMKDFLARNAIRTAAYLNTDDYDAAAKFIDSLAAPVVVKADGLCAGKGVIIAQSREEAKVAARDMLSGESFGEAGKRVVVEEFLDGFELSFFAICDGENFVSLPVAQDHKRLKDNDEGPNTGGMGAYAPSPLASPELIKQVEEEVVKPTLKGMKAEGNPFCGVLFVGLMVVKGVPYVLEFNVRFGDPECEVLMPLIDGDLGEILLNAAKGDLKPVKLKDEFAVGVVMASKNYPFSSSPRAKISVKNMPENSHIAFAGVSEQGGEIYADGGRVLVCVGLGKSIRQAQQKAYELCENVEFDGAQYRKDIAWQMLKGRE